One Burkholderia cepacia genomic window carries:
- a CDS encoding aromatic ring-hydroxylating dioxygenase subunit alpha: protein MSEAPTTVIPVAVAKPLQRAPAAVAATDRFIRNTWYVAMWASDLPPGKLVSRTILNEPVLLFRKEDGSVAAIVDRCSHRFAPLSMGKLLPGDRVQCIYHGLEFGPDGACVKNPHGNCMIPAAAHLRSYPVEERHSLIWIWMGTKTADPATIPDYSCLDNRPVLHVTQPGYLKVHANYELVVDNLLDLSHTSYVHAGILGTSDTVEAEISVTQQGDVVSVSRPSKNADTPGILKMMSPSGFEKGDQCSTISWYAPSNLILEFGVSKPGQPKEKGTGYYAIHLLTPETERTTHYHYTAARWNVLTEGDEKNAQIRDRIFEMRTFAFAHQDVPVIEAQQQLMDQAREPLTPTLLAIDAGPARYRRILERLLNEDQKAD, encoded by the coding sequence ATGAGCGAAGCACCCACCACCGTCATTCCCGTTGCGGTGGCCAAGCCGCTGCAACGCGCGCCAGCAGCCGTTGCGGCAACTGATCGCTTTATCCGCAACACCTGGTATGTCGCCATGTGGGCAAGCGACCTGCCGCCAGGGAAGCTGGTCTCCCGCACCATCTTGAACGAACCGGTCCTGCTCTTCCGCAAAGAGGACGGCTCCGTCGCCGCGATCGTCGACCGTTGCTCGCACCGGTTTGCTCCTCTCTCCATGGGCAAGCTGTTACCCGGCGATCGTGTGCAGTGCATCTATCACGGGCTCGAATTCGGCCCAGACGGCGCCTGCGTCAAGAACCCCCATGGCAATTGCATGATCCCCGCGGCAGCGCATCTGCGCAGCTACCCGGTCGAAGAACGGCATTCACTGATCTGGATCTGGATGGGCACCAAGACAGCTGATCCGGCGACCATCCCGGACTACAGCTGCCTGGACAACCGCCCTGTCCTGCACGTGACACAGCCGGGGTACCTGAAGGTCCACGCCAATTACGAGCTGGTTGTGGACAATCTGCTGGACCTGAGCCACACCTCGTACGTGCATGCCGGCATCCTGGGCACCTCTGACACGGTTGAGGCGGAGATCAGCGTGACGCAGCAGGGCGACGTTGTCAGCGTCAGCCGACCGTCCAAGAATGCGGACACACCGGGCATTCTCAAGATGATGAGTCCCTCGGGCTTTGAGAAGGGTGACCAGTGCAGCACCATTTCCTGGTATGCGCCGAGCAATCTAATCCTGGAGTTCGGTGTGAGCAAGCCTGGCCAGCCCAAGGAGAAAGGCACCGGCTACTACGCGATTCACCTGCTCACCCCCGAGACAGAGCGCACAACCCACTATCACTACACCGCCGCACGCTGGAACGTGCTGACCGAGGGGGATGAGAAGAATGCCCAGATCCGGGACAGGATCTTCGAGATGCGCACCTTTGCCTTCGCCCATCAGGATGTGCCGGTCATCGAGGCGCAGCAGCAGCTCATGGATCAGGCCCGCGAGCCGCTCACCCCCACGCTGCTGGCCATCGATGCTGGTCCTGCTCGCTATCGCCGCATCCTCGAGCGCTTGCTTAACGAGGATCAGAAGGCGGACTAA